Proteins encoded by one window of Streptomyces clavuligerus:
- a CDS encoding SSI family serine proteinase inhibitor, producing the protein MPLRTPRTLITVLVAAAAASAPTAVAPPAGAAPVPPPLTVGGGPGTGQDRLTVVVSESGNARADGRYELTCGPVGGTHPDRDGACARLDTLAQAGEDPFVPVPEGQMCTQQAGGPATARVTGAWRGRPVDAVFSRTDGCEISRWHNAEPLLPQARS; encoded by the coding sequence ATGCCGCTTCGCACCCCCCGCACCCTCATCACCGTCCTCGTCGCCGCCGCCGCGGCCTCCGCGCCGACCGCCGTCGCACCCCCGGCCGGGGCGGCACCCGTACCACCGCCGCTGACGGTGGGCGGCGGGCCCGGGACCGGACAGGACCGGCTGACCGTCGTGGTCTCCGAGAGCGGAAACGCCCGCGCCGACGGCCGCTACGAACTGACCTGCGGCCCGGTCGGCGGCACCCACCCGGACCGGGACGGGGCCTGCGCCCGGCTGGACACGCTGGCGCAGGCGGGCGAGGACCCGTTCGTTCCCGTGCCCGAGGGGCAGATGTGCACCCAGCAGGCCGGCGGACCGGCCACCGCCCGGGTGACGGGCGCCTGGCGGGGACGGCCCGTGGACGCCGTCTTCAGCCGGACCGACGGCTGCGAGATCTCCCGCTGGCACAACGCGGAACCCCTGCTGCCGCAGGCCCGTTCCTAG
- a CDS encoding DUF2797 domain-containing protein, whose amino-acid sequence MAWRCSGIGWPQGTRLAVLRWEGGRVSPLAVGRELGFRAEGERRCVGARGNPCPVGAAVSGRVTGPRCPDCARLDRAHSVAADTLADDPRTYRVYLAWFGPGMAKVGITAEERGPARLLEQGAVVFCWLGRGPLMAARRAEEVIGTALGIPERVPYAEKRAVRAELPGTAGERSAEVVELHRRARALDGWPETLEPLECAPVDHMDVFGLAGLPRATCVVTGLVDGGAVAGTLLAAVGPDLHLRTADAEIVVLDTRLMSGWSLVGAGPGAGLSVPTTALGTVSPGSHQEGLF is encoded by the coding sequence ATGGCATGGCGGTGCTCCGGGATCGGATGGCCGCAGGGGACGCGGTTGGCCGTTCTGCGGTGGGAAGGCGGGCGGGTCAGTCCGCTCGCGGTGGGCCGGGAGCTGGGCTTCCGGGCCGAGGGTGAGCGGCGGTGCGTCGGGGCGCGGGGGAATCCGTGCCCGGTGGGCGCAGCCGTGTCCGGGCGGGTCACCGGTCCTCGGTGTCCGGACTGCGCCCGGCTGGACCGCGCGCACTCCGTCGCGGCCGACACCCTCGCCGACGACCCCCGTACCTACCGGGTCTATCTCGCCTGGTTCGGCCCCGGCATGGCCAAGGTCGGGATCACCGCCGAGGAGCGCGGTCCGGCGCGCCTGCTCGAACAGGGCGCCGTCGTCTTCTGCTGGCTGGGGCGCGGGCCCCTGATGGCCGCCCGCCGGGCCGAGGAGGTCATCGGCACGGCCCTCGGGATTCCGGAGCGCGTTCCGTACGCCGAGAAGCGGGCCGTCCGCGCGGAGCTGCCCGGTACGGCGGGCGAGCGGTCCGCCGAGGTCGTGGAGCTGCACCGGCGGGCCCGTGCGCTCGACGGATGGCCCGAGACCCTGGAGCCGCTGGAGTGCGCGCCCGTCGATCACATGGATGTCTTCGGGCTCGCCGGGCTGCCCCGGGCCACCTGTGTCGTCACCGGGCTCGTCGACGGCGGTGCCGTCGCGGGGACCCTGCTCGCCGCCGTCGGCCCCGATCTGCATCTGCGGACGGCCGACGCCGAGATCGTCGTCCTCGACACCCGGCTGATGTCCGGCTGGTCCCTCGTCGGCGCCGGACCGGGCGCCGGTCTGTCCGTACCGACCACCGCTCTGGGCACCGTCTCCCCCGGCAGCCATCAGGAAGGGCTCTTCTGA
- a CDS encoding antibiotic biosynthesis monooxygenase family protein, protein MSQERVIRPVPAHEPPYYTVVFTSVQPEEAPGYADTAARMAELVQEVPGFLGYEHARDPDGVGITVGYFRDEESIAAWRRDLEHQEAQRRGREGWDLRYSVHIARVERSYSFERE, encoded by the coding sequence ATGAGCCAGGAACGTGTCATTCGCCCCGTCCCCGCCCACGAACCCCCCTATTACACGGTCGTCTTCACCTCCGTACAGCCCGAGGAGGCCCCCGGGTACGCCGACACCGCCGCGCGCATGGCCGAACTCGTCCAGGAGGTACCCGGGTTCCTCGGCTATGAGCACGCGCGTGACCCCGACGGGGTCGGCATCACCGTCGGATACTTCCGCGACGAGGAGTCCATCGCCGCCTGGCGGCGCGACCTGGAGCACCAGGAAGCGCAGCGGCGCGGACGGGAGGGCTGGGACCTCCGCTACAGCGTCCACATCGCCCGCGTCGAACGGAGTTACTCCTTCGAGCGGGAGTGA
- a CDS encoding response regulator transcription factor has product MTTTSPRRRTEMFRPDGTPVRVLVVDDETALSELLSMALRYEGWQVRSAGDGAGAVSEAREFQPDAVVLDVALPDMDGLTLLARLRRERPEVPVLFLTARDAVEDRIAGLTAGGDDYVTKPFSLEEVVARLRGLIRRSGAASAARGESLLAVGDLTLDEDSREVSRGGQAIHLTATEFELLRYLMRNPRRVLSKAQILDRVWSYDFGGQANVVELYVSYLRKKIDAGRAPMIHTRRGAGYLIKPGE; this is encoded by the coding sequence ATGACCACGACATCGCCCCGGAGGCGCACGGAGATGTTCAGGCCGGACGGCACCCCTGTCCGGGTCCTCGTCGTCGATGACGAGACGGCGCTGAGCGAGCTGCTGTCGATGGCCCTGAGATACGAGGGCTGGCAGGTGCGCAGCGCCGGGGACGGTGCCGGGGCGGTGTCCGAGGCGCGGGAGTTCCAGCCGGACGCGGTGGTGCTCGATGTGGCGCTCCCCGACATGGACGGGCTGACCCTGCTCGCCCGGCTGCGGCGCGAACGGCCCGAGGTGCCCGTCCTCTTCCTCACCGCGCGGGACGCCGTCGAGGACCGTATCGCCGGACTCACCGCGGGCGGCGACGACTACGTCACCAAACCCTTCTCCCTGGAGGAGGTCGTGGCCCGGCTGCGCGGACTGATCCGGCGCTCCGGGGCCGCGTCCGCCGCTCGCGGCGAATCCCTCCTGGCGGTGGGGGATCTGACGCTGGACGAGGACAGCCGCGAGGTCAGCAGGGGCGGCCAGGCCATCCATCTGACGGCCACCGAGTTCGAGCTGCTGCGCTATCTGATGCGCAATCCGCGCCGGGTGCTCAGCAAGGCGCAGATCCTCGACCGGGTCTGGTCGTACGACTTCGGCGGCCAGGCCAACGTCGTCGAGCTGTATGTCTCGTACCTCCGGAAGAAGATCGACGCGGGCCGCGCACCGATGATCCACACCCGGCGCGGCGCGGGCTATCTGATCAAGCCGGGCGAATAG
- a CDS encoding MFS transporter gives MTATTTEKQPTPTGRHPQRWLILGVICLAQLTVLLDNTILSVAIPSLNRELNASATDVQWMINAYALVQSGLLLTAGNAADRYGRKKLLVAGLALFGIGSLAAGLAQSSGQLIAARAGMGVGGALLMTTTLAVVVQIFDDAERVKAIALWSTVNSLGFAAGPLIGGAMLDHFWWGAIFLINIPVVVIGLAAVVTLVPESKNPQGEKPDLLGALLSTIGMTAVVYAIISGPEHGWTSGHVLTAAGVGAVVLAGFALWELRIPYPMLDMHFFRNRTFVGAVAGAILVAFGMSGSLFLLTQHLQFVLGYDPLDAGLRTAPLALTIVALNLTGVGPRLLPKLGTPVAIGAGMTAVSAGLAAIAVLGRDGYSGMFLGLVVMGAGIALAAPAMANAIMGAIPREKAGVGAGINGTLAEFGNGLGVAVLGAVLNSRFAALVPGVVGAASLPAALAAADGPAEAKAVSDGFAQGLETSQLVGAVAVLAGGLLAAVLLRRAEQGQRVEPDAGA, from the coding sequence ATGACGGCGACGACCACCGAGAAGCAACCCACCCCCACCGGCCGCCATCCGCAGCGCTGGCTGATCCTCGGCGTCATCTGCCTCGCCCAGCTCACCGTGCTGCTCGACAACACGATCCTCAGCGTCGCGATCCCCTCCCTCAACCGTGAACTGAACGCCTCCGCCACCGACGTCCAGTGGATGATCAACGCCTATGCGCTGGTCCAGTCCGGTCTGCTGCTCACGGCGGGCAACGCCGCCGACCGCTACGGCCGGAAGAAGCTGCTGGTCGCGGGCTTGGCGCTGTTCGGCATCGGCTCCCTCGCCGCCGGACTCGCCCAGTCCTCCGGGCAACTGATCGCCGCCCGCGCGGGCATGGGTGTCGGCGGGGCGCTGCTCATGACCACCACGCTCGCCGTGGTCGTGCAGATCTTCGACGACGCCGAACGGGTCAAGGCCATCGCCCTCTGGTCGACGGTCAACTCGCTCGGCTTCGCCGCCGGGCCGCTCATCGGCGGCGCGATGCTGGACCACTTCTGGTGGGGCGCGATCTTCCTCATCAACATCCCCGTGGTGGTGATCGGCCTCGCCGCCGTGGTCACCCTCGTACCGGAGTCCAAGAATCCGCAGGGTGAGAAGCCCGATCTGCTCGGGGCGCTGCTCTCCACGATCGGCATGACCGCCGTGGTGTACGCGATCATCTCCGGCCCCGAGCACGGCTGGACCTCCGGTCATGTGCTGACGGCCGCCGGAGTCGGCGCGGTGGTGCTGGCCGGTTTCGCGCTGTGGGAGCTGAGGATTCCGTATCCCATGCTGGATATGCACTTCTTCCGGAACCGTACGTTCGTCGGCGCGGTCGCGGGCGCGATCCTCGTCGCCTTCGGGATGAGCGGTTCGCTCTTCCTGCTGACCCAGCACCTCCAGTTCGTCCTCGGGTACGACCCGCTGGACGCCGGTCTGCGGACCGCGCCGCTCGCGCTGACCATCGTCGCCCTGAACCTCACCGGTGTCGGGCCGCGGCTGCTGCCGAAGCTGGGCACACCGGTGGCCATAGGGGCCGGCATGACGGCTGTCTCCGCGGGTCTGGCCGCGATCGCGGTGCTGGGGCGGGACGGCTACAGCGGGATGTTCCTCGGCCTGGTCGTGATGGGCGCGGGCATCGCGCTGGCGGCCCCCGCCATGGCGAACGCGATCATGGGTGCGATCCCCCGGGAGAAGGCGGGTGTGGGCGCCGGGATCAACGGCACGCTGGCCGAGTTCGGCAACGGTCTCGGCGTCGCCGTGCTCGGCGCGGTGCTGAACTCCCGGTTCGCCGCGCTGGTGCCCGGTGTCGTGGGCGCGGCGTCGCTTCCGGCGGCCCTCGCGGCGGCGGACGGACCGGCGGAGGCGAAGGCGGTCTCGGACGGTTTCGCCCAGGGGCTGGAGACCAGCCAGCTCGTCGGGGCCGTCGCGGTGCTCGCGGGCGGGCTGCTGGCGGCGGTGCTGCTGCGGCGGGCCGAGCAGGGGCAGCGGGTGGAGCCGGACGCCGGGGCCTGA